The segment TCGCGGCCCCTGCCGCTGCACATATTCGTCTCTGGATACCGGTTGTTCCCCTGGCCGCACCGTTCATGCGCGCAACTGCATCCTGCAACTTCAACGATTGATTTAGATCAATTCGAACCATCCGCGCACAGCGCACAAGAGATCAACCCTTCCTCCAGCTGATTGCGGATAAGGGCCCTACCAGTCTCTCGTCCCTTGCATGGGGGAATTCGACATGTTCACGAGACGTCAACTTCTGCAGTACAGCGCGTTCGCTGCAGGCGCCTATCTGCTTCCCAGCCACCTCTTTCTACGTCAGGCCCAGGCGGTCGCGCTCCTTTCCAATGTCGGTTTATTGAGTGATCCGGCACTGCAACCGAAGTTCGTCGAGCTTGCACCCAACGCACTGGATCCGACTTTCCTGTTCAAGGACCTCAACAGTGACGGCCGTCCTAGCAAACTGCCGAATTTCAACATTCGCCTGAGTGAAACCGAGCAGCAGACAGGGCTTATCAACCTGAAGAACCGAAAGAAGCTGTGGACGCGAGTCTGGGGCTACGGCAACAAGACCGTGAGCTGGCCGGGCCAGACCATCCAGGTTGTCAGCAGCTCAGCCGGCGGCGCCGACGAAACCATCGTGCGCTGGAGGAACGAACTGCTGAGCAGGCAGCACCTCCTTCCCCTCGACACCAACTTGCACTGGTGCTATTCGCTGCACGGTGAGCACTCGGCCAACGGCGTGGACTACCGGAATTTCAGCATCAAGGAGAATGGCGTACCGATCAGCACTCACCTCCATGGCGGGAACAGCGATTTTCAGTTCGACGGAAATCCCGAGTTCTTCTACAGCCCCTATGCCAAGGTCACGGGGCCTCAGTGGGACTTCGTTGACGGCGGTTTCACCGACCGCTTCCGCTACAACAATGACGTGCCAGCCAACCACCTCTGGTATCACGACCACGCCCTGGGCATTACCCGGCTCAACGTCTATGCCGGCCTCGCAGGCCAGTACTTCGTCCGCGACGAGTTCGATACCGGGCAGGCGAACAACCCGCTGAACTTACCCGCCTATCCTTACGAACTGGCTTATCTCATCCAGGACCGGATGTTCACCGAGACGGGCGCGTTGTTCTATCCGGCCTTTCCCGGTGATCCCGCCTACGCCGACTTCATCACCGGCGAAGGCGCGATCCTGCCTCCTGAACTCTTCCCCAATGGTGGCCCGACCGCGCTCGCCGAGTTCTTCGGCGATCACATCGTCGTCAACGGCAAGATCTGGCCCAAGGCCAATGTCGAGCCGCGTCACTATCGCATGCGCCTGGTGAATGGCTGCGACTCGCGGTTCATGGTGCTCCAGTTCGTGGCAGTCGCTCCGCAAGTCACGGATCCCAAGCACTCCAGCGCCGGCGCACCGCTGCCCTTCTGGGTCATTGGTAGCGACCAGGGACTTGGCACTCCGCGCCAGACCGACACCCTTGTGTTCGAACCGGGCGGACGCTACGACGTCGTCATCGACTTTTCGCAGGTCCCCGCCGGTAGCCGCGTCATCATGAAGAACCTTGGGGGAGATACACCGTTTGGCGGTACCTTCGGTGATGACCTTGCCCCGGAAGACCTCTTCGACGATCGCCAAACCGACCGGGTCATGGCCTTCGATGTGGTCAAGCCGAAATCGGGCGTGCCGGACAACTTCAATCCCGGAAGCCTCCCCAGCTATGCGGGCGTGTCCGGCGGTGCCTCGACCCGCAGGGTCGCGCTTTTCGAAGGTATGGATCAATTCGGGCGGCTCCAGCCGCTGCTGGGCACCGTCAAGGATGGCAACCTCAACACCACGAACGTTGCCACCGCATACGCGTGGTTCCAATCGACGACTGAGACGCCCGCAGCAGACAGCACGGAGATATGGGAGATCTACAATTTCACCGCTGACGCACACCCGATCCACTTGCATCTGGTCAATTTCGAGATCCTCGACCGGCAAGTGTTCGAGTACCAGGTTACCGGCTCGCAGATGACCCATCAGCATGACGGCATGACCGGCGAGGCACCGGAGATATCCTTTGTCAAGAAGTTCTCTCCCGCTCCTGTCGGACCCGAGTACTTCGAGGCGGCCCCCAGGGACATGGTCATGGCATTGCCGGGCAACCCCGAGCCCGAGTCCGGCAATCCCACAGGTCAGATGGTTCGGATAAAAGCCCATTTCAACAAGTCGGGGCAATATGTATGGCACTGCCACATCCTCTCGCATGAGGACCACGAGATGATGCGGATATTCCAGGTGGTTTGAACGGGGCGGTATCCGGACGATGCCGCAGACCCCAGCGGTCCCTGCGCCTGTCGATGGACCTTCAGACGCGGGGTTCCCGGAAGAATTGGAGCAAGCGGTCGCATTCGGGACGAGCCGACCAGGAACACCGGGGCCGATCCTCCTGCCCGCTACAGTCCGCCGGCTACAGCTCGCGCAATTGCACGGATTCCGCCTGTTTGAGCGAACGGATGTTCAACACACGCAGAACAGGTCGTTATTGGGTGACTGCCGATGAAGAACCATAATTCGATACGCGTCCGAATGGTCGCAGCCTTTGTGCTGCTGGCAGCGATCATCGGTGGCGTATTCGCTGGCTCAGCCTTCTTCGTGATCGAGGAGATCGAGAAGCAACTGATCGATAAGCGTCTGGTTCGTGTATCCGAACTCTGGACTTCAGGTTTAAACAGCACAACGCAGCTGCAAGCGAGCGACCTGAGTTTCTTCGTCGGCCAGCAGATACCTCAGACATTGCAGGACTTGGGCCCTGGGACGCATGAGTTACGTCTGAATGGTCGGACATTGCACGTGTTGATCAGCGAGGCGGACGGCCAGCGCTATGCCGTAGTGGATGACCAAAGCGAC is part of the Pseudomonas lalkuanensis genome and harbors:
- a CDS encoding multicopper oxidase family protein, which gives rise to MFTRRQLLQYSAFAAGAYLLPSHLFLRQAQAVALLSNVGLLSDPALQPKFVELAPNALDPTFLFKDLNSDGRPSKLPNFNIRLSETEQQTGLINLKNRKKLWTRVWGYGNKTVSWPGQTIQVVSSSAGGADETIVRWRNELLSRQHLLPLDTNLHWCYSLHGEHSANGVDYRNFSIKENGVPISTHLHGGNSDFQFDGNPEFFYSPYAKVTGPQWDFVDGGFTDRFRYNNDVPANHLWYHDHALGITRLNVYAGLAGQYFVRDEFDTGQANNPLNLPAYPYELAYLIQDRMFTETGALFYPAFPGDPAYADFITGEGAILPPELFPNGGPTALAEFFGDHIVVNGKIWPKANVEPRHYRMRLVNGCDSRFMVLQFVAVAPQVTDPKHSSAGAPLPFWVIGSDQGLGTPRQTDTLVFEPGGRYDVVIDFSQVPAGSRVIMKNLGGDTPFGGTFGDDLAPEDLFDDRQTDRVMAFDVVKPKSGVPDNFNPGSLPSYAGVSGGASTRRVALFEGMDQFGRLQPLLGTVKDGNLNTTNVATAYAWFQSTTETPAADSTEIWEIYNFTADAHPIHLHLVNFEILDRQVFEYQVTGSQMTHQHDGMTGEAPEISFVKKFSPAPVGPEYFEAAPRDMVMALPGNPEPESGNPTGQMVRIKAHFNKSGQYVWHCHILSHEDHEMMRIFQVV